From Pandoraea vervacti, the proteins below share one genomic window:
- a CDS encoding DSD1 family PLP-dependent enzyme, translating into MNATHNLTRASLQTLDTPAAIIDVPRMQHNIARMQSRMDALGVRFRPHVKTSKCVEVAHAQIAAGATGVTVSTLKEAARFFDDGVTDILYAVGMVASKLPAALALRRRGCDLKIITDSVASAQAIVAFGAEYGETFDVWIEIDTDGHRSGIRPEEDALLDVARVLHDGGARLGGVMTHAGSSYDFDTPEALAAIAEQERAGCVLAATRLRDAGLPCAVVSVGSTPTALAAKHLEGVTEVRAGVYVFFDLVMHNVGVCATDELALSVLTTVIGHQAEKGWAIVDAGWMAMSRDRGTQKQKRDFGYGQICRVDGSLVPGYVLSGANQEHGILSREGEPDPDIVARFPIGTLLRILPNHACATGAQFPEYHAIDPERGLATWPRLHGW; encoded by the coding sequence ATGAACGCAACCCACAACCTCACGCGCGCCTCGTTGCAGACGCTGGACACCCCTGCTGCCATCATCGATGTGCCGCGCATGCAGCACAACATTGCGCGCATGCAGTCGCGCATGGACGCGCTCGGCGTGCGTTTTCGCCCTCACGTGAAAACCAGCAAGTGCGTGGAAGTCGCGCACGCGCAGATTGCGGCAGGCGCCACGGGCGTCACCGTCTCCACGCTCAAGGAAGCCGCGCGCTTTTTCGACGACGGGGTGACCGACATCCTCTATGCCGTGGGCATGGTGGCGAGCAAGCTGCCCGCAGCACTGGCGCTGCGCCGTCGCGGCTGCGATCTGAAGATCATCACGGATAGCGTGGCATCGGCGCAGGCCATCGTGGCGTTCGGCGCCGAGTACGGGGAGACGTTCGACGTGTGGATCGAGATCGATACCGACGGGCATCGCTCCGGCATCCGCCCTGAGGAAGACGCTCTGCTTGACGTCGCCCGCGTGCTGCACGACGGCGGCGCCCGGCTCGGCGGTGTCATGACACACGCGGGTTCGAGCTACGACTTCGACACCCCTGAAGCGCTTGCCGCCATCGCCGAGCAGGAGCGCGCGGGGTGCGTGCTCGCCGCCACGCGGCTGCGCGACGCCGGTCTGCCGTGTGCTGTCGTGAGCGTCGGTTCGACGCCAACGGCGCTTGCCGCCAAACACCTCGAAGGGGTGACGGAAGTGCGCGCGGGCGTCTATGTGTTCTTCGATCTCGTCATGCATAACGTGGGCGTATGCGCCACGGACGAACTCGCGCTGAGCGTGCTCACGACAGTGATCGGGCATCAGGCGGAAAAAGGCTGGGCGATCGTCGACGCCGGCTGGATGGCGATGAGCCGCGATCGGGGCACGCAAAAGCAAAAGCGCGACTTTGGCTACGGGCAGATTTGTCGCGTCGACGGAAGCCTCGTGCCGGGCTACGTGTTGAGCGGCGCCAATCAGGAGCACGGCATTCTCTCGCGCGAGGGCGAGCCGGACCCGGACATCGTGGCGCGCTTTCCCATCGGCACGCTGCTGCGAATTCTGCCGAACCATGCCTGCGCCACCGGGGCGCAATTTCCCGAGTATCACGCCATCGATCCGGAGCGGGGTCTCGCGACCTGGCCGCGACTGCACGGCTGGTAA
- a CDS encoding LLM class flavin-dependent oxidoreductase, translated as MSVEIIGMITAAPGSEVDQPTGAAVDPIFITRMAQAHETAGFDRALIGYFSNGPEGSLVSSHVAAATQRLGILLAYRPGVIAAPLAARQLATLDQFSRGRLALNVVSGGNDADLRRDGDFLDHDARYTRTDEYLDALKSIWTADAPVDFHGEHYRFEQASPAVPTWQKPHIPIYFSGASDAAIDVAARHADTYMLWGEPLDAVESLVTRVRAAAQRHGRKPRFSISFRPIVADTEAQAWECADDVLRQVKATRASLGLRAEAPENVGSQRLLAAAQRGDVLDERLWMGVAKATGARWNSTSLVGTPEQVARALGRYYQLGVDTFLIRGFDPLGDTIRYGETLIPAIRRHVAELDRQRTPRAA; from the coding sequence ATGAGCGTAGAAATCATCGGGATGATCACGGCAGCCCCGGGATCCGAAGTCGATCAACCCACCGGCGCGGCCGTCGATCCGATATTCATCACGCGCATGGCGCAGGCTCATGAGACGGCGGGCTTCGACCGCGCCCTGATCGGCTACTTTTCGAACGGCCCGGAGGGCAGCCTCGTGAGCAGCCATGTCGCTGCTGCGACGCAACGGCTCGGCATCCTGCTCGCCTATCGTCCCGGCGTCATCGCTGCACCGCTCGCCGCGCGGCAACTCGCCACACTCGACCAGTTCTCTCGCGGACGCCTCGCGCTGAACGTCGTTTCCGGCGGCAACGATGCCGACCTGCGGCGCGATGGCGACTTCCTCGATCATGATGCGCGCTACACGCGCACCGACGAATATCTCGACGCCCTCAAAAGCATCTGGACCGCCGACGCGCCGGTCGACTTCCACGGCGAGCACTATCGTTTCGAGCAGGCGTCACCTGCCGTGCCGACCTGGCAAAAACCCCATATCCCTATCTATTTCAGCGGCGCGTCCGATGCCGCCATCGACGTCGCGGCGCGTCACGCCGACACGTACATGCTGTGGGGCGAACCGCTCGACGCTGTCGAGTCGCTCGTCACGCGCGTGCGCGCGGCGGCGCAGCGTCATGGTCGCAAACCCCGCTTCTCGATTTCATTTCGCCCCATCGTCGCCGACACCGAAGCACAGGCATGGGAGTGCGCCGACGACGTGCTGCGTCAGGTCAAGGCCACGCGTGCGAGCCTCGGGCTGCGCGCCGAAGCGCCGGAGAACGTGGGTTCGCAGCGCTTGCTTGCCGCTGCCCAACGTGGCGATGTGCTCGACGAGCGACTCTGGATGGGCGTGGCCAAAGCAACAGGCGCGCGCTGGAACTCGACCTCCCTGGTCGGCACCCCGGAACAAGTCGCGCGGGCACTGGGGCGCTATTACCAACTCGGTGTCGACACGTTCCTCATTCGCGGCTTCGACCCACTGGGCGACACCATTCGCTACGGCGAGACGCTGATTCCCGCGATCCGTCGTCATGTGGCGGAACTCGATCGTCAACGCACGCCCCGGGCGGCCTGA
- a CDS encoding ABC transporter substrate-binding protein: MMLLRWIRRARFAVPALSFSVPLSFRAFTAFTAISALGALHAGAANAQGVTLRVGDQNYYNVRASMEASGALEGANYQVEWKHFQSAAPVAEGLNAGALDLGFLGDSGFLFLAAKGAPVKLIAVSRQNPDTIALLVPKDSPVKSIQDLKGKKVAYWPGAWSQQLTLRALEKAGLPTDYVQFVKLMPVDAAVALPNGAIDAFPVWEPYISQQVVHNGARPIITARNLMPGVSSVAAYAPSVNAKHAAISDFLVRLQKARAWVETHKDAYADQWAKKAGLDRDVARHWIGQAGMTIDPVDKQAVADYQGTSDFLTQTGALPTRFDVSKIVDTSFAPVLEAKGQATRQSASR, encoded by the coding sequence ATGATGTTGCTGCGCTGGATTCGTCGCGCCCGCTTTGCCGTCCCCGCCCTTTCCTTTTCCGTTCCCCTTTCCTTCCGGGCTTTCACTGCCTTCACCGCCATTTCTGCGCTTGGCGCGCTCCATGCCGGCGCGGCCAATGCGCAAGGCGTAACGCTACGCGTGGGGGATCAGAACTACTACAACGTGCGAGCGTCGATGGAAGCCTCCGGCGCGCTCGAAGGTGCCAACTATCAGGTCGAATGGAAACACTTCCAGTCGGCGGCGCCCGTGGCCGAAGGCCTGAACGCCGGCGCACTGGATCTCGGGTTTCTCGGTGACTCCGGCTTTCTTTTCCTTGCCGCGAAAGGCGCGCCCGTCAAGCTGATCGCCGTCTCGCGCCAGAACCCGGACACGATTGCGCTGCTGGTGCCGAAAGACTCCCCCGTGAAGTCCATTCAGGACCTCAAGGGCAAAAAGGTCGCCTACTGGCCCGGCGCATGGAGCCAGCAACTGACATTGCGCGCGCTGGAAAAGGCCGGTTTGCCGACGGACTACGTACAGTTCGTCAAGCTCATGCCGGTCGATGCCGCCGTCGCGCTGCCCAATGGCGCCATCGACGCATTCCCGGTGTGGGAGCCGTATATTTCGCAGCAGGTCGTGCATAACGGCGCACGCCCGATCATCACCGCACGCAATCTGATGCCGGGCGTGAGCAGCGTGGCCGCGTACGCGCCGTCGGTCAACGCGAAGCATGCCGCGATCTCCGACTTCCTCGTGCGACTGCAAAAAGCCCGCGCGTGGGTCGAAACGCATAAGGACGCGTATGCCGATCAGTGGGCGAAGAAAGCCGGACTGGACCGCGACGTGGCGCGTCACTGGATCGGTCAGGCGGGGATGACGATCGACCCCGTCGACAAGCAAGCCGTCGCCGACTATCAAGGCACGAGCGACTTCCTCACGCAAACGGGCGCTCTGCCGACTCGCTTCGATGTCAGCAAGATCGTCGACACGTCGTTTGCGCCGGTGCTTGAGGCAAAGGGACAGGCAACACGTCAAAGCGCCTCGCGCTGA
- a CDS encoding LysR substrate-binding domain-containing protein: protein MRHCYPNIAELLAFASAARHLNFTRAARELGLTPSAVSRQIGALEDLVGTALFVREGRHLAMTEAGRRYHDRVAAPLREIGNASLELMTSRGESDLLTIASVPTFTTKWLIPRLPDFLASTPGVTLSFSRHLSHGDAFPFTLDAAVRYGDGTWEGVVSEYLDGRRFVPVCAPSFLARHPLAREADIARAPRLVHNQAEEVWGTWAACYDAAPHAQRPGPRFEQYSVLLQAAEAGMGVGLVPAFLAREAVAAGRLVVPVDAGVDVPRHGHYLCYPRERLQQRAALRQFREWMLRQASQG, encoded by the coding sequence ATGCGACACTGCTATCCCAACATCGCCGAGTTGCTCGCCTTTGCCAGTGCGGCAAGACACTTGAATTTTACTCGTGCCGCCCGTGAACTGGGGCTCACGCCGAGCGCGGTCAGCCGTCAGATCGGGGCGCTGGAGGACCTGGTGGGCACGGCGCTGTTCGTGCGCGAAGGTCGTCACCTGGCGATGACCGAGGCCGGTCGTCGCTATCATGACCGGGTGGCGGCGCCGCTTCGCGAGATCGGCAACGCGTCGCTGGAATTGATGACCTCGCGTGGTGAGAGCGATTTGCTGACGATTGCCAGCGTGCCGACGTTTACGACCAAATGGCTGATTCCTCGTCTGCCGGATTTTCTGGCGAGCACGCCGGGGGTGACGCTCAGCTTCAGCCGCCATCTCTCGCACGGCGATGCATTTCCCTTCACGCTCGACGCTGCGGTGAGATACGGCGACGGCACCTGGGAGGGCGTGGTGAGCGAGTATCTGGACGGACGACGTTTCGTGCCGGTGTGTGCGCCGTCGTTCCTCGCGCGGCATCCTCTGGCGCGCGAGGCGGACATTGCACGCGCGCCGAGGTTGGTGCACAACCAGGCGGAAGAGGTGTGGGGCACGTGGGCGGCTTGCTACGACGCCGCGCCACACGCCCAGCGCCCCGGGCCGCGATTCGAGCAGTATTCGGTGCTGCTGCAGGCTGCGGAGGCGGGGATGGGCGTCGGCCTGGTGCCGGCGTTTCTCGCGCGTGAGGCGGTAGCGGCGGGGCGTCTGGTGGTGCCCGTGGATGCCGGCGTGGACGTGCCGCGTCACGGCCACTACCTGTGCTATCCGCGAGAGCGCCTGCAACAGCGCGCTGCGCTCCGGCAGTTCCGCGAGTGGATGCTGCGTCAGGCGTCGCAGGGGTGA
- a CDS encoding ABC transporter permease yields the protein MSHAHADHADHADRFAPSVPLQHSPAPAHGAVNGHSRSRRRTGVLIWIVRAVAALFLIYLCLPVLLLLVGAFGQTWTNTLLPTGVTGRWFVELLGDPSFRRAFATSLIVAVSCCAMTAAVGLPLAYTLHHRARSGRGTIARLVTLLPVAVPALTLGFGYIAVFSGDTLPWLGSLWLLVLAHVVLTLPYLTQTLLADLRHLDIAKLEDCAATLGASPLHQFLSIAVPNLGHSLVAGLVMVAALSIGEFQISNLIAGFRYRNYPVVLLQAFYGATGFACAATVVLLVLALAATGVSIIAASRQKVSS from the coding sequence ATGTCCCACGCTCACGCTGATCACGCCGATCACGCCGACCGTTTCGCCCCATCTGTGCCATTGCAGCACAGCCCGGCGCCTGCGCACGGCGCCGTCAACGGGCATTCACGGTCTCGTCGACGCACCGGCGTCCTGATCTGGATCGTGCGCGCGGTTGCCGCGCTGTTCCTGATTTATCTTTGCCTGCCGGTACTCCTGCTGCTCGTGGGCGCCTTCGGTCAGACCTGGACAAATACCCTCTTGCCGACCGGTGTTACCGGACGATGGTTTGTCGAGCTCCTCGGCGATCCGTCGTTCCGCCGGGCATTCGCCACGAGCCTCATCGTTGCGGTGAGCTGCTGTGCGATGACGGCTGCCGTCGGCCTTCCCCTCGCCTACACGTTGCATCACCGTGCGCGCAGCGGCCGGGGGACGATCGCACGTCTGGTGACCCTGCTGCCGGTGGCCGTACCGGCGCTCACGCTCGGCTTCGGTTACATCGCCGTGTTCAGCGGCGACACGCTGCCGTGGCTAGGCTCGCTCTGGTTGCTGGTGCTCGCGCACGTCGTGCTCACGCTGCCGTACCTTACCCAGACGCTGCTCGCCGACCTGCGCCATCTCGACATCGCAAAACTGGAAGATTGCGCCGCGACGCTGGGCGCCTCGCCGCTGCATCAGTTCCTTAGCATCGCGGTGCCGAATCTCGGCCATAGCCTGGTCGCAGGTCTCGTCATGGTCGCGGCACTGTCGATCGGCGAGTTCCAGATCTCCAACCTCATCGCGGGCTTCCGCTATCGCAACTATCCGGTCGTGTTGCTGCAGGCGTTCTACGGCGCCACCGGCTTCGCCTGCGCGGCCACCGTCGTGCTGCTCGTGCTCGCGCTCGCGGCCACCGGCGTGTCGATCATTGCCGCCTCTCGCCAGAAGGTCAGTTCATGA
- a CDS encoding ABC transporter ATP-binding protein has translation MSLTLENVSFRYAGAAHGLDDVSLQARQGELLAIMGRSGSGKSTVLRLVAGLLDGYRGRIAIGGEDVGGVPVWRRHVGMVFQQYALFPHLSVLDNVAYGLRMQGVRPAQRQQAALAMLARVGLEAFASRRPASLSGGQQQRVALARALAVSPRVLLLDEPLAALDAGIRQQLRDEIRALQQASGATTLIVTHDRDEALSLADRVAVIDNGRLLQIDTPQRLYDAPACATVASFTGLSTVLPARVASPGVVDTGFAELHADTGAWRAGAAVSLLVRPEHVRSDPPVGTINRLDGRPGAVRFFGATCRFDFLPDGASAPLLGESRTPASFAISLDPAHLRVLPPSGA, from the coding sequence ATGAGCCTCACGCTAGAAAACGTCAGCTTCCGGTATGCCGGCGCCGCCCACGGCCTCGATGACGTCAGCCTGCAAGCGCGTCAGGGCGAATTGTTGGCCATCATGGGCCGCAGCGGCTCCGGCAAATCGACCGTGCTGCGCCTCGTTGCCGGGCTGCTCGACGGCTATCGGGGTCGCATCGCCATCGGCGGTGAAGACGTCGGCGGCGTGCCCGTATGGCGCCGTCACGTGGGCATGGTCTTTCAGCAATACGCGTTGTTCCCGCATTTGAGCGTGCTCGATAACGTCGCGTACGGATTACGCATGCAAGGCGTGCGCCCGGCGCAGCGACAACAGGCCGCGCTCGCCATGCTCGCCCGTGTCGGGCTGGAGGCATTCGCGTCGCGCCGTCCCGCCTCGCTCTCCGGCGGTCAGCAGCAACGCGTGGCGCTCGCTCGCGCGCTGGCGGTGTCGCCGCGCGTGCTGTTGCTCGACGAGCCGCTGGCCGCGCTCGACGCGGGTATTCGCCAGCAGTTGCGTGACGAAATTCGCGCACTACAACAGGCCAGCGGGGCCACGACGCTCATCGTCACCCACGACCGCGACGAAGCCCTGAGTCTTGCGGACCGCGTCGCCGTCATCGATAACGGACGCCTGCTGCAAATCGATACGCCGCAACGCCTGTACGACGCGCCGGCCTGCGCGACGGTGGCCAGCTTCACGGGCTTGTCGACGGTATTGCCCGCCCGGGTGGCAAGCCCCGGCGTCGTCGACACCGGTTTTGCCGAGCTGCACGCGGATACCGGTGCGTGGCGCGCGGGCGCCGCCGTCTCGCTGCTGGTGCGGCCCGAACACGTTCGGAGCGATCCGCCAGTGGGCACGATCAATCGGCTGGACGGACGCCCCGGCGCAGTGCGCTTCTTCGGCGCGACTTGCCGCTTCGATTTTCTGCCCGATGGCGCAAGCGCACCGTTACTGGGCGAGAGCCGCACACCCGCTTCGTTCGCCATCTCGCTCGACCCCGCGCACTTGCGGGTGCTGCCGCCGTCCGGTGCTTAA
- a CDS encoding extracellular solute-binding protein, giving the protein MIHPASALPARAVSALATLTASVALLSGTASFALAQSGAQANAQPSAGAPLYAGEAELYAKAAEEGLVVSFDTGPEWANWKALFAEFRKRYPKVEITYNDIGSAATVTALDKSRRRPQADTAYYFAGSALDAVQKDVVAPFKPVNFDTLPKVFRDNDGRWFTIHSLNIAFLVNTKLVRHVPQTWADLLKPEYKNSVVYLDPRSTGQGQVAVFAAAYAFGGSVDNPKPGAAFFGKLRDAGNVLRVEGTTPYAKFLKGEIPILIGYENDGLKAKYTDGMGDAAQVVIPKEATVSAPYAISLVKHGPNPEAAKLWLNLIMSPVGQSLFAQGYVRPAVPGTPLSAEMRARMPDAPQVHPLDVARAAAQKAEVDRLWAAAALAK; this is encoded by the coding sequence ATGATTCACCCTGCATCCGCCTTGCCTGCGCGCGCCGTGTCGGCACTCGCCACGCTCACTGCCTCTGTCGCGCTGCTTAGCGGCACCGCCTCCTTCGCCCTCGCCCAGTCCGGCGCGCAAGCCAACGCACAGCCCAGCGCTGGCGCGCCGCTCTACGCGGGCGAAGCCGAGCTGTACGCCAAGGCCGCCGAGGAAGGTCTGGTCGTGTCGTTCGACACCGGGCCGGAATGGGCCAACTGGAAAGCCCTGTTCGCCGAATTCCGAAAGCGCTATCCGAAGGTCGAAATCACCTATAACGACATCGGCTCGGCCGCGACCGTCACCGCGCTCGACAAGTCGCGCCGTCGTCCGCAGGCCGACACCGCCTATTACTTCGCCGGCTCGGCGCTGGACGCCGTGCAGAAGGACGTCGTCGCCCCGTTCAAGCCGGTCAACTTCGACACGCTGCCCAAGGTCTTCCGCGACAACGACGGGCGCTGGTTCACGATTCACTCGCTCAACATCGCGTTTCTCGTGAACACGAAGCTGGTCAGGCACGTTCCGCAGACGTGGGCGGATCTGCTCAAGCCGGAATACAAGAACTCGGTGGTCTACCTGGACCCACGCTCGACCGGTCAGGGCCAGGTCGCCGTGTTTGCCGCCGCCTATGCGTTTGGCGGTAGCGTCGACAATCCGAAGCCGGGCGCGGCGTTTTTCGGTAAGTTGCGCGACGCCGGGAACGTGCTGCGCGTGGAGGGCACCACGCCCTACGCCAAGTTCCTCAAAGGCGAGATCCCGATTCTCATCGGCTACGAGAACGATGGGTTGAAGGCGAAGTACACCGACGGCATGGGCGACGCGGCACAGGTCGTGATTCCGAAGGAAGCCACCGTCTCGGCACCCTACGCCATCAGTCTGGTCAAGCACGGCCCGAATCCGGAAGCCGCCAAGCTTTGGCTGAACCTCATCATGAGTCCGGTCGGTCAATCGCTGTTCGCGCAAGGCTACGTGCGTCCGGCCGTGCCCGGCACGCCGCTGAGCGCCGAAATGCGCGCCCGTATGCCGGACGCCCCGCAGGTCCACCCGCTCGACGTCGCCCGCGCGGCGGCGCAGAAGGCGGAAGTCGATCGCCTGTGGGCCGCAGCCGCGCTTGCCAAGTGA
- a CDS encoding ABC transporter permease, whose protein sequence is MTSVHASNARVDTPRIGGSNEPPATRRPGAAPRGWVRRFGGLPAAVVLTLGFGLPLAALLVAAFERHGTAFRAIALDPLVRDAFVNSMALAVGAGTASLVVGAFIAITLARQTPRRRRLWLAAMGVPLAFSGLVIAYGFILAFGRSGFVTMTLASLGADPVRFGALIYTAPGLVAAYAYYLIPRVALMVYPAIANLDRRPIEAALTLGATPLRAIVDIALRELWPTLAAAWCLVTAIALGTYGTALALAGTQINILPLLMFLKMSDGQTDFPQAAALSLLLMAVCSGVLALGECLVRRHPE, encoded by the coding sequence ATGACTTCTGTGCACGCATCGAACGCTCGGGTCGACACGCCCCGGATCGGCGGATCGAACGAACCGCCGGCCACCCGCCGGCCCGGCGCCGCGCCCCGCGGCTGGGTTCGTCGCTTCGGCGGTTTACCTGCGGCGGTGGTGCTCACGCTCGGCTTCGGCTTGCCGCTGGCCGCGCTGCTGGTCGCCGCATTCGAGCGGCATGGCACCGCATTTCGCGCCATCGCACTCGATCCGCTGGTACGTGACGCCTTCGTCAATTCAATGGCATTGGCCGTGGGTGCAGGCACCGCTTCGCTGGTCGTGGGTGCATTCATCGCGATCACGCTGGCGCGTCAGACGCCACGCCGCCGCCGTCTCTGGCTCGCCGCCATGGGCGTGCCGCTTGCCTTCTCCGGGCTGGTGATCGCCTACGGTTTCATCCTGGCGTTTGGACGCTCGGGCTTCGTCACGATGACCCTCGCCTCGCTCGGTGCCGATCCGGTGCGCTTCGGCGCCCTGATCTACACGGCGCCGGGTCTTGTCGCGGCGTACGCGTACTACCTGATTCCGCGCGTGGCGCTGATGGTCTACCCCGCCATCGCCAACCTCGACCGCCGCCCCATCGAAGCGGCGCTCACGCTGGGTGCGACGCCGCTGCGTGCGATCGTGGACATCGCTCTGCGCGAACTCTGGCCCACGCTCGCGGCCGCGTGGTGCCTCGTCACCGCGATTGCGCTGGGGACGTACGGCACGGCGCTCGCGTTGGCGGGCACACAAATCAACATCCTGCCGTTGCTCATGTTCCTGAAGATGTCGGACGGGCAAACGGATTTCCCGCAAGCTGCCGCACTGTCGCTCTTGCTGATGGCCGTGTGCAGCGGTGTACTCGCTCTTGGAGAGTGTCTTGTACGGCGTCATCCCGAATGA